The genomic DNA CCGGCCCCGGCGTCCTGGAGGTCGACCCGCCCGGCGAGGTCCCGGCCGCGATGCAGACCCTGACCGTCCTCGCCGACGGCCTCGACCGGGGAGTGGACGTACGGCAACGGGCCGAACTGCTGCGGCTCGCGGCGCGGATGTGCGAGCGGGGGCACATCCGGCTGGTCGGCGCGGTGAGCGACGCGTCCTGGGCCGCGCGGATCGACGGGGTCACGGTGGTACACCTGGACCCGTGACAGAACATCTCGACGTGGCGAAACTGCAGCGCAGACTGGCCGAGTTCGCGGCCGCGCGGAACTGGCAGCCGTACCACACGCCCAAGAACCTCGTCTCCGCGCTCAGCGTGGAGGCCTCCGAACTGGCCGAGATCTTCCAGTGGTTGACCCCCGAGGAGTCGGCGCGGGTCATGGACGACGCGGACACCGCGCACCGGGTGCGGGACGAAGTCGCCGACGTTCTCGCGTACTTGCTGCAACTGTGCGAGGTGCTCGGCATCGACCCGCTGACGGCGCTGGACGCGAAGATCGACCGCAACGAGAGCAGGTTTCCGCGGTCGTAATGGACAACTTGGGGGAGCGAGCGCGTCCATTTTCACTCTCCGGAGTCATTCATCTGCCCGCAACCGATTTGTTGTCCACAGATTTCCGCCTTCCTCTGGCTTTTCGTCTCAGGGACTCTCACTCTGGGTAGTGGACAAGGAGTTCGGGCGGACGTGCGAACAGCGCGTCGGGATATGACGGGGGCAGGGCATGGACGCGATGCGGCTCATCGTGACGAGCAGGCGCGCCCTGGCCGGGAGCGGCGGCGTGCCGGAGACCATGACGGAGGTGTGGCAGGCGCAGGCCCTCGCCCAGGCGATAGGCAGCCGCCTTGCGGTCTACGGCCCGCCCGAACTACGCGGCGAGGCACTGGGGTTGACCGAGTTGGCGGGCCGGGGCTGCGGTGTCCTGGACACCCCCGTCCTCGCGATAGAGGACTTACGCGCGGCCCAGCTCACGGAGTTGGGCGACGCGCGCCTCGCCCTGCTGTGCCTGGGCGGCCTGCTCGGCGAGGTCGGTATCGCCCTCGTCGGCATCGCCTGCGCGGCGGACGACGAGGGGACGTACTGGCAGTGCATGGAAGCGATCGACGCGGCGGACGAATCGCGGGACCGGGTGCTGGAGATGCTCCGAAGACTGGCGGACCGCGAACAGGCGGCGATACCGGAGCGGGAGGCGGGGTGACCTTGGTGTCCGGGTGATGGGAGTGGGGGGCCGTGACGGTTGCGGTTCGTAGGGTCTGCGCGACTCCGTCGTGGCCGGCCGCGCAGTTCCCCGCGCCCCTTTAGGGGCGCCTCACGTGGCCTGCGTTGTCCATCGAGCCACCCGCGTCCAGGTCGGCTGGTTGTGCCGACCCCGTGGTTCCGGCCGACTGCAGGTCCGCGTCCAGGGCGGACAGGTCCGCGTTCAGGGACGCCATCAGCTCCTCCATCTGCTGCAACAACCCCTTCGGTTGTGCAGGCCCGCCCTGCTGCGGCACGGCTTCTTCGGACATGACGGCCTCCTCGGCCCGTGGCCTCCCCACCTGGGAGGAGGCCGATGCGGGTGACGCCCCGACGTCGCCTTGCCGGTGCGGGAATCCGGGCGGTCCGGCTCCGCCCGAGCCAACGATCATCAACGGGGCCGGTCACTGGCGCGGGCGCCCCCCGTGCGCACGGTTGACGCAATTTCACCCGACCGGGGACGAGTGGGGCCGTAGGGACCGGTGGGGTTGACCGATACCCCGGCGTGCAGGATGGAGGCATGGATCTTCGCATCTTCACCGAGCCCCAGCAGGGGGCCACCTACGACACCTTGCTCGCCGTGGCCAAGGCCACCGAAGACCTGGGCTTCGACGCCTTTTTCCGGTCGGACCACTACCTGAGCATGGGTTCCGGTGACGGCCTGCCCGGCCCCACCGACGCCTGGATCACCCTGGCCGGCCTCGCCCGCGAGACCAAGCGCATCCGCCTGGGCACCCTGATGACGGCCGCCACCTTCCGCCTCCCCGGCGTCCTCGCCATCCAGGTCGCCCAGGTCGACCAGATGTCCGGCGGCCGGGTCGAACTCGGCCTGGGCGCGGGCTGGTTCGAGCAGGAGCACCAGGCGTACGGCATCCCGTTCCCCAAGGAGAAGTTCGCCCGCCTGGAGGAGCAACTGGCGATCGTCACCGGACTGTGGGAGACCAAGCCCGGCGACACCTTCGACTTCCACGGCACGCACTACGACCTGACCGACTCGCCCGCGCTGCCCAAGCCCGCGCAGACGAGGATCCCCGTACTGATCGGCGGCCACGGCGCGAGCCGTACTCCGAGGCTGACCGCGCGGTACGCCGACGAGTTCAACATGCCGTTCGCCTCGATCGAGGACAGCGAGCGGCAGTTCGGCCGGGTCCGCGCCGCCGTCGAGGCGGCCGGCCGCAAGGCCGACGACCTCACGTACTCCAACGCCCTGGTGGTCTGCGTCGGCAAGGACGACCAGGAAGTCGCCCGTCGCGCCGCCGCGATCGGCCGCGAGGTCGACGACCTCAAGGCCAACGGCCTCGCGGGCACCCCGTCCGAGGTCGTCGACAAGATCGGCCGCTACGCCGAGATCGGCTCCCGGCGCCTCTACCTCCAGGTCCTCGACCTCGCCGACCTGGACCACCTGGAACTGATCTCGGCCCAGGTGCAGACCCAGTTGTCGTAGCCGTCGTGGCGCGGCGCGGGCGGGGTGTGTCGGCCCCGCCCGCACCGCGCTCCCCGGGAACGGCCCTAACTCCGGGCCCCCGCCGCCGCGTTGGCCGCCGCGGGCACCCCCGCATCCACCGGCGCCCGCCGCCCCGGCAGGAACGCGGCCAGCAGCAGGGCCGCCAGCGACGCCGCCGAACCGATGCCCATGATCACGCGGAAGCCGTTGTGGGAGGGGACGGTGAGGGAGCCGAAGGTCGTCGTCATGTGCGCCAGTACGACACCGGCGACGGCGCTGGAGGCGGACGTACCGATGGACCGCATCAGGCTGTTGAGGCTGTTCGCGGCGGCCGTCTCGGTCAACGGCACGGCCCCCATGATGAGCGCGGGCATCGCGCCGTAGGCGAAACCGATCCCGGCGGAGATCACACAGCACACCACCACGACCTGCCAGACCGCGGCCATCATGACGACCCCCAGCCCATAGCCGGCCGCCACGATGAGCGCGCCCAGCATCAGGGTGACCTTGGGCCCGGCCGTCGCCGAGATCCGGGCGGAGAGCGGCGCCGTCGCCATCATCACCAGGCCGGAGGGGCCGAGGGCGAGCCCCGCCGCGAGCACGGTCTGGCCGAGGCCGTAGCCGGTGGACGTGGGCAGTTGGAGCAGTTGCGGCACGGCCAGCGACATCGCGAACATGGCGAAGCCGAACATCACGGACGCGAGGTTGGTGAGCAGCACCTGGCGCCGCACGGTGGTGCGCAGGTCGACCAGCGGCCGTACGGTACGCAGCTCCCACCAGCCCCACACCAGCAGCACCGCAACCGCCATGGCGAACAGCCCAGTTGTCGTGCCGCTGCCCCAACCCCAGTCCGCGCCCTTGGAGACGGCCAGCAGCAGACACACCAGACCGATCGACATCCCGACGCCGCCCACCACGTCGAACCGGCCGCCGCTGCGCACCGCCGACTCCGGCACGAGCGTCACGACGAGCGCGGTCACGACGGCGCCGAGCACCGCCGCCGTCCAGAACAGCACGTGCCAGTCCGCCTTTTCGGCGATGAACGCGGCCGTCGGAAGCCCGAGCGCACCGCCCACCCCCAGCGAGGCACTCATCAGCGCGGTCGCCGATCCCAGCTTCTCGGGCGGCAGTTCGTCCCGCATGATGCTGATGCCGAGCGGGATGACGGCCATCGACACGCCCTGGAACGTCCGCCCGACGATCATCGGCACGAGCGAGTCGCTGAGCGCGCCGATCACCGACCCGACGATCAGCAGGACCAGGCTGAGCAGCAGCATCCGCCGCTTGCCGTACATGTCCCCGAGCCGCCCCACGACAGGGTTGGCGACGGCACCGGCGAGCAGGGTCGCGGTGATCGCCCATGTGGCGTCGGACGGCGAGGAGTTCAGCAGCTTCGGGAGTTCGGGAACGATCGGGATGATCAACGTCTGCATCAGCGAGACGGTGATCCCGCCGAGCGCCAGGACCCAGACGACGGCACCGGAGCGCGCAGGCCCGGAGCCCTCGACGGGTGGGGAGGGGATGGCGGACGCGGACATGGCGAAGCCTCCGGCGATACGGGCGACAGGGCGACAGGGGGCCGAACGAAACGAGTCTGGCATGTTTTTCGTATGGCATACGCAAAATAGGTGGAGGCGCGGTGGGGAAAGGCCGGAGCGGTAGCCTTCCCCCTGTCCGGACACGACTGTCGCGGACGCGGAGGTGCGGCGGATGACACAGGTGGTGACGCAGGTGGCGACGGTTTCCGGCCGCCGGGGCAGGGGGCGTCCGCCCCGGCTGTCGCGGGAGCGGATCGTCGAGGGCGCGGTCGAGGTGCTGCTCGCCGAACCGGCCGTCTCCCTCACCATCAAGCGCGTCGCCGACGTCGTCGGCGCCGCCCCCATGGCCCTCTACCGCTACTTCCCGGACCGCGACGCCCTCCTCCAGGCGACCGCCGACCACGTCCTGGAGGCCATGCGGCGCGACCCCATCCCCGACGGCCCCTGGCCCGACCGGCTCAGCGCCTGGATGCGCGCCGGGCAGGCCAACCTCCGCCCCTACCCCCAGCTCATGCCGTACATGACGACGACCCGGCACCCCGCCTGGCTCCCCGGCCTGACCCGGCTGCGCGAGATCCTCGCCCCGGCCGGTCTCTCCGAGGAGGACCTCGCCCTCGCCGTGGCGCTCATCTCGTCCACGATGCTCGGCCACGCCGTCTACGAGGGCTACCGCAGACCGGACGAGGAGATGACGGCCCTGCTCGACGACACCCCCGCCGACGACCCCACGGCGGACGCCCTGCGGCCCCTCCTCGCCGGTCTGCCCGCCGCGCACGCCCGGCTCTTCGACACGATCCTCGACCGGACGGTCACCACGGTGGAGCGGCTGGCGGCCGGGCCGGAGTGACGGCCGAGGGGGCGATTCGCCTGCCCCGCGCGGGAGTTGTCCGGGGCGGGCAGTACCGTACGGTGCGGACGCGGGGCAGGTGGGGGGGGAGCACGGGTGAGCGAGCGGTCCAGTGGGCGCGGCGCGGTCGCGGACGTCGGGACGCCGGTCGGCGCGATGGTGGCGGTCGAGGACCTGCGCCGTACCTACGGCAGCGGGGACACCGCCGTCCATGCCCTGCGCGGTGTCTCTTTCAGCGTGCCGCGCGGTGAACTCGTCGCGCTCCGGGGGCGGTCCGGTTCCGGCAAGACCACGGTGCTCAACCTGGTCGGCGGCCTCGACACCCCGGACGGCGGCCGGATCAGCCTCGACGGCACCGACCTCGCCGGTCTCGGCGAGGACGAACTCCTGGCGTTGCGCCGCGACCGTATCGGCTTCGTCTTCCAGTCCTTCGGCCTCATCCCGATCCTGACCGCCGCCGAGAACGTCGGGGTGCCGTTGCGCCTGCGGAAGGTCCCGGCCCGTGAACGCGAGGCCCGCGTCGGCCTGTTGCTCGCCCTGGTCGGCCTCGCCGACCACGCCGACCAGCGTCCTGGCGAGCTGTCCGGCGGCCAGCAGCAGCGGGTCGCCATCGCCCGCGCGCTCGCCAACGACCCGGCCCTGATCATCGCCGACGAACCCACCGGACAGCTCGACGCCGACACCGGTCTCACCGTGATGGACCTGCTGCGCGCCGTCGTCCGCAGCGAGTCCGTCACCGCGCTCGTCGCCACCCACGACACCCAACTCCTCGCGCTGGCCGACCGGGTGCTCGAACTGCGTGACGGGCGCATCGTCGGGGACGGCTAGGGCTACCCTGGCCGCTGTTCGACATCGTTATCCGCAGACCTCGTCTCCACAGGCCTCGTCTCCATTGACTTCGTCTCCGCAGACCTCACCTCCTCGGGGGACCGTGTGGCAGTTCACCAACAGCCCACCGGGGCACCGGACTTGGCCGAGCTGCGGCGGCGGGCCGCCGAGGCCGCCGTCCTGCGGCGCGAGGAGGGGCTGGTCGTCTGCGAGAACCTGGTGCGGATCTACCAGACCGAGGGCGTCGAGGTGCAGGCCCTCCAGGGCCTCGATCTCGCCGTCGCCGAGGGCGAGATGATCGCGGTGATCGGGGCCTCCGGCTCCGGCAAGTCCACTCTGCTGGGCATACTCTCCGGCCAGGACGTGCCCACCGCGGGTGCCGCCGAGGTCGCCGGACACGACCTGCTGGCGATGAAACGCCGTGAGCGGCTCGACTACCGCCGCAGCACGGTGGGGTTCGTCTGGCAGCAGACCTCCCGCAATCTGCTGCCGTATCTCTCGGCGGCCGAGAACGTGATGCTCCCGATGACGTACACCGGGATCAAACGCGCCCAACGGCGGTCCCGGGCCGAGGAGTTGCTCGATCTGCTGTCCGTCGGGCACTGCCGGGACCGCACCCCCGACACGCTCTCCGGCGGTGAGCAGCAGCGGGTCGCGGTCGCCGTGGCCAACGCCAACGAGCCCCGGGTGCTGTTCGCCGACGAACCCACCGGCGAACTCGACACCGCCACCAGCGACGAGGTCTTCGCCGCGCTGCGCCGGGCCAACGAGGAGCTGGGCGTCACCGTGATCGTGGTCACCCACGACGCGTTGGTGTCCGAGCAGGTCCAGCGCACCGTACGGATCCGCAACGGCCGTACCTCGACGGAGGTGTTGCGCCGGGTCGCCACCGGTGAGGACGGCGTCGAGGTGCTCACCGCCGAGGAGTACGCGGTGCTGGACGCGAGTGGCCGCCTGCAACTGCCCGGCGAGTTCACCGAGCGGCTGCACCTGCGCAAGCGGGTCCGGCTGGCCCTGGAGAGCGACCACATCGGCATATGGCCCGACGAGGCCGCGCGACGGGCCAAGTCCGAGGCGGAGGGCACCGAGAGCGTGCAGTAACCGGCCTGCCCCCAAGGTGCGTTCAGCTCAGGCGCAGTACGGCGCCCAGACGGCGCCTGCGGGCGAGGACCGTCTCGGTCGCCGCGGCGGCCAGGATCAGCGCGGTCACGCCGGCGACGAGCGCGAGGGTCAGCGAGTAGTCGGTGTGCAGGGCCGGTTCGGCCGGGCCGCCGGTGAACTGCCGTAGATCCAGGGTCTGTTGCATGAGCCGTGGTTCGAGGAGCCCGAGCAGGGTGCCGCCCACCGCCGAGGCCACCGCCAGCGGCAGCAGTTGCAGGAAGTGGATCGCCCCCGCCTCCCTGGCGCCGAGTCCGAGCGTGCGCAGGAACGAGGTGGTGCGGCCGCGTTCCTGGGCGGTGAGGGTCAGTTCGAGGGCGAGCGCGAGCAGGCCGGACAGCGCGGCCAGGATCGAACCGGCCGTGTAGATCATGCCGAGCCCCTGCGTCAGGCCGTCCGCGCGCAGGGTGCTCAGCGTCTCGGAGCGGACGCGGATCCGGGCGAGCGGCCCGAGCGCTTTGGCCGCCGCCGACCGCAGTGCCTGGGGCCCGTCGCCCTTGAGGAGCAGGACGGTACTGCCCGCGGCCTGCTCGGGCAGCAGGTGTTCGGCGTCGGCGACGGTGATCAACAGCGGTGTCCCCGGCGGGAGTTGCGCGGTCACCGGGCCGAGGAGGGGGTCGTGCAGGTCGGCGGCGGTGAGGGTGCCGACCGGCTTGAGGGTCAGGTTCACCGGGGGCTGCCCCTGGGTCACCACGGTGGTGGTGAAGCCGCCGGTGCGCTCCCGCGCCCGCAGGTCGGGCGAGAGGAAGGACGGCAGCGGGACACTCGCGTCGACCCGGCCTCCCGGTGGAGTGGTCAGCCCGGCCGACAGGGCGCCGGCCAGTGGTGACTTCGGGGCGACGGCGGCCAGTTGACGAGCATCGACGGTGATCACGGCGACCTGGGAGACCACCGCGCCGTCGGCCTGCCCCGCGAGGTCGAGGGTGCGCAGACGCTGGAGAGCGGTCCGTGTTCCGCCGGCGGTGGTTCCGGCAGGCGTCACGGTGCCCGCCACCGTCGCGCTCGCGTCCGCGCCCGTGGTCCACGCCGCCCCCGTCGCCAGGCCGTCGTCGACCGTACGCTGCACCAGGCCGCCGAACACCGCCGTGCCCAGGGTCAACACCAGGACGAACAGGGCGAGTCCGGTCGCCGGGGCGTCGTGCGCGGCCCGGGCCGCCCCGACGAAACCCACCACACCCCGGCCGCGCCGGGTCCGCCGTAGCACCAGGCGCAGGACGAGCGGATAGACACGCAGCAGGATCAGTACGACGGAGAGCGCCACCAGGACCGGCACCGCGCCCAGAATCCCGTCGGGGCCCTGGGCGCGGAGCGCGAGCACGCCGGCCGCCGTCGTGAGCAGCACCGTCAGTTCCAGGACCGCGCGGCGGCCCACGGCGGTCCTGCGGCGGGTGCGGCGCAGTCGGCCGGGGCGGCGGGGTTCGCGGACCGCGAGCCAGGTCATCAGGGGCACCGTCAGCAGCACCGTCGCGGTGGTGAGGACGGCGGGCAGCGGTTGCGGCGATCCGGACGTGCCGGCGGGGGCGAGGGACCGGCCGGCCGCCCAGCCGAGCAGGGCGGCGATCAGCACCACCGGCCAGGCCACCGCGCAGCGCAACAGCACCAGGCGCGCGGTGGACGCGCCCCGCGCGCGCTGCAACCGCAGATGCGGCTGCCTACGGCGCAGCAGCAGCCGTACCGCTACCGCCACGGTGGCCAGCGCGACCGCCGCCAGCGCGTCGACGGCGTACGTCGCCAGGGCTCGGGCCTGCCGGTCCTGCGCGGTGAACGCGGTGAGCAACGGCGTCAGGGAGTCGGTCACCAGCAGGGACTGGGTGGACTGGCCGCCGACCTGGCAAGCGATGTCGCCGGTGACCCAGTCGCTCCCCTGGCACAGGGCGGCACTCAGGTCCGCGCCGTAGTGGGACAGCGGCCCGGTCAGCGCGCGGGCCCGGTCGAGCGCCGCCCCGGACAGATCGGCGCGCATCTGCCAGGTCACCCGGGGGCCGCCCACTCCGGCACCGGCCAGCAGGTC from Streptomyces sp. NBC_01478 includes the following:
- a CDS encoding nucleotide pyrophosphohydrolase, encoding MTEHLDVAKLQRRLAEFAAARNWQPYHTPKNLVSALSVEASELAEIFQWLTPEESARVMDDADTAHRVRDEVADVLAYLLQLCEVLGIDPLTALDAKIDRNESRFPRS
- a CDS encoding DUF6099 family protein — its product is MDAMRLIVTSRRALAGSGGVPETMTEVWQAQALAQAIGSRLAVYGPPELRGEALGLTELAGRGCGVLDTPVLAIEDLRAAQLTELGDARLALLCLGGLLGEVGIALVGIACAADDEGTYWQCMEAIDAADESRDRVLEMLRRLADREQAAIPEREAG
- a CDS encoding TetR/AcrR family transcriptional regulator → MTQVVTQVATVSGRRGRGRPPRLSRERIVEGAVEVLLAEPAVSLTIKRVADVVGAAPMALYRYFPDRDALLQATADHVLEAMRRDPIPDGPWPDRLSAWMRAGQANLRPYPQLMPYMTTTRHPAWLPGLTRLREILAPAGLSEEDLALAVALISSTMLGHAVYEGYRRPDEEMTALLDDTPADDPTADALRPLLAGLPAAHARLFDTILDRTVTTVERLAAGPE
- a CDS encoding MFS transporter, whose protein sequence is MSASAIPSPPVEGSGPARSGAVVWVLALGGITVSLMQTLIIPIVPELPKLLNSSPSDATWAITATLLAGAVANPVVGRLGDMYGKRRMLLLSLVLLIVGSVIGALSDSLVPMIVGRTFQGVSMAVIPLGISIMRDELPPEKLGSATALMSASLGVGGALGLPTAAFIAEKADWHVLFWTAAVLGAVVTALVVTLVPESAVRSGGRFDVVGGVGMSIGLVCLLLAVSKGADWGWGSGTTTGLFAMAVAVLLVWGWWELRTVRPLVDLRTTVRRQVLLTNLASVMFGFAMFAMSLAVPQLLQLPTSTGYGLGQTVLAAGLALGPSGLVMMATAPLSARISATAGPKVTLMLGALIVAAGYGLGVVMMAAVWQVVVVCCVISAGIGFAYGAMPALIMGAVPLTETAAANSLNSLMRSIGTSASSAVAGVVLAHMTTTFGSLTVPSHNGFRVIMGIGSAASLAALLLAAFLPGRRAPVDAGVPAAANAAAGARS
- a CDS encoding ABC transporter ATP-binding protein; amino-acid sequence: MAELRRRAAEAAVLRREEGLVVCENLVRIYQTEGVEVQALQGLDLAVAEGEMIAVIGASGSGKSTLLGILSGQDVPTAGAAEVAGHDLLAMKRRERLDYRRSTVGFVWQQTSRNLLPYLSAAENVMLPMTYTGIKRAQRRSRAEELLDLLSVGHCRDRTPDTLSGGEQQRVAVAVANANEPRVLFADEPTGELDTATSDEVFAALRRANEELGVTVIVVTHDALVSEQVQRTVRIRNGRTSTEVLRRVATGEDGVEVLTAEEYAVLDASGRLQLPGEFTERLHLRKRVRLALESDHIGIWPDEAARRAKSEAEGTESVQ
- a CDS encoding ABC transporter ATP-binding protein, giving the protein MVAVEDLRRTYGSGDTAVHALRGVSFSVPRGELVALRGRSGSGKTTVLNLVGGLDTPDGGRISLDGTDLAGLGEDELLALRRDRIGFVFQSFGLIPILTAAENVGVPLRLRKVPAREREARVGLLLALVGLADHADQRPGELSGGQQQRVAIARALANDPALIIADEPTGQLDADTGLTVMDLLRAVVRSESVTALVATHDTQLLALADRVLELRDGRIVGDG
- a CDS encoding LLM class F420-dependent oxidoreductase — protein: MDLRIFTEPQQGATYDTLLAVAKATEDLGFDAFFRSDHYLSMGSGDGLPGPTDAWITLAGLARETKRIRLGTLMTAATFRLPGVLAIQVAQVDQMSGGRVELGLGAGWFEQEHQAYGIPFPKEKFARLEEQLAIVTGLWETKPGDTFDFHGTHYDLTDSPALPKPAQTRIPVLIGGHGASRTPRLTARYADEFNMPFASIEDSERQFGRVRAAVEAAGRKADDLTYSNALVVCVGKDDQEVARRAAAIGREVDDLKANGLAGTPSEVVDKIGRYAEIGSRRLYLQVLDLADLDHLELISAQVQTQLS